A single Lactuca sativa cultivar Salinas chromosome 8, Lsat_Salinas_v11, whole genome shotgun sequence DNA region contains:
- the LOC111877254 gene encoding leucine aminopeptidase, producing MAPIDPHSFTDSTHPLTTHISLSLYFDFSTSTISSSALLTLCAPHTGDLLLDTRSLTIKSVIDPINNTPLPFCLSSDVDPIKGQPLTVSLNNNSKILITFVTSPSSSALQWLTPPQTFNKKFPFVYTQCQSIHARSIFPCQDTPASRVRYNAKLNIPHQLSAVMSARHVERRAPLAGGDSSFACDESLWCAEGRVVEEFTMEQPIPPYLFAFAVGEIGFREVGPRTKVFAESVPAVLDAAAKEFAGTEDMIRVGEKLFGDYDWERFDLLVLPPSFPYGGMENPRMVFLTPTVIKGDASGAQVVAHELAHSWTGNLITNKTNDHFWLNEGFTTYAERRIVEAVQGEDIAALNIGIGWKGLVDEMERFKDNVEFTKLLTNQEGVDPDDVYSQVPYEKGFQFLWRIERQIGRPAFDEFLKKYIAAFKFQSIDTYMFLDFLKVNVPGIEKEIDLKIWTEGTGIPFDAMEPVSNIYKKIVSLANEFKQGRMPSEEEVANWHGQEWELYLENLPKSVEASQVTALDSRYRLSESKDYEVKVAFLQLAIASRCSEYYNIVEKTLKEVGRMKYLRPLYTALVQGNVKKEEEKIFAQRVFSEARETYHPIAQGVVESIFSKHL from the exons ATGGCACCGATTGATCCACACTCGTTCACCGATTCAACCCACCCTCTAACAACCCACATCTCCCTTTCTCTCTACTTCGATTTCTCCACCTCCACCATCTCCTCCTCCGCCTTGCTCACTCTATGCGCTCCACATACCGGCGATCTGCTCCTCGACACTCGGTCACTCACCATAAAGTCGGTCATCGACCCGATCAACAATACCCCCCTCCCATTTTGTCTTTCTTCCGACGTTGACCCCATAAAGGGCCAACCTTTAACCGTTTCCCTCAACAACAATTCGAAAATCCTGATTACTTTTGTCACTTCTCCATCCAGTTCAGCCCTTCAATGGCTAACTCCTCCACAAACCTTCAACAAAAAGTTCCCTTTCGTGTATACCCAGTGTCAATCCATCCATGCGAGGTCGATTTTCCCGTGTCAGGACACACCCGCATCACGAGTCCGATACAATGCTAAGCTGAACATTCCTCATCAGTTATCAGCTGTTATGAGCGCGAGACACGTCGAAAGAAGAGCACCGTTGGCTGGGGGCGATTCAAGTTTCGCGTGCGATGAATCATTATGGTGTGCAGAAGGAAGAGTCGTCGAGGAATTCACCATGGAACAACCGATTCCACCTTATTTATTCGCCTTCGCGGTTGGAGAAATTGGGTTTAGGGAAGTGGGCCCCAGGACTAAGGTGTTCGCAGAGTCAGTCCCTGCGGTTCTTGATGCTGCAGCAAAGGAGTTCGCAGGTACTGAAGATATGATTAGGGTTGGAGAGAAGCTATTTGGGGATTACGATTGGGAGAGGTTCGATTTACTGGTTTTGCCTCCTAGTTTTCCTTATGGTGGAATGGAGAATCCGAGAATGGTGTTTTTGACTCCTACTGTAATCAAAGGAGATGCTAGTGGTGCCCAAGTTGTAGCACATGAACTTGCTCATAGCTGGACTGGGAATTTGATCACTAACAAAACTAATGATCATTTCTGGTTGAATGAGGGATTCACAACTTATGCAGAAAGAAGAATAGTCGAGGCTGTTCAAGGAGAAGACATAGCTGCTTTGAATATAGGAATTGGTTGGAAAGGTTTGGTTGATGAAATGGAAAGGTTCAAAGATAACGTCGAGTTCACAAAACTCTTAACTAATCAAGAAGGTGTAGATCCAGATGATGTATATTCTCAAGTTCCATATGAGAAAGGGTTTCAGTTTCTTTGGCGCATTGAAAGACAG ATTGGAAGGCCGGCTTTTGATGAGTTTCTAAAGAAGTACATAGCTGCATTTAAGTTTCAATCGATTGATACGTATATGTTTCTTGATTTCTTGAAAGTGAATGTTCCTGGAATTGAGAAAGAGATTGATTTAAAGATATGGACTGAAGGCACTGGTATTCCTTTTGATGCTATGGAGCCAGTTTCTAATATCTATAAAAAGATAGTTTCATTAGCAAATGAATTTAAGCAAGGCAGGATGCCAAGTGAGGAAGAAGTTGCTAATTGGCATGGACAGGAATGGGAGCTTTATTTGGAAAATCTCCCTAAATCTGTTGAAGCTTCACAG gTTACAGCTTTGGATTCTAGATACAGGCTATCTGAATCAAAAGACTATGAGGTGAAAGTAGCTTTTCTCCAACTAGCCATTGCTTCAAGATGCAGTGAATATTATAACATTGTGGAGAAAACTTTGAAGGAAGTAGGGAGAATGAAATACCTTCGGCCATTGTACACAGCACTTGTGCAAGGGAatgtgaagaaagaagaagagaaaATATTTGCACAAAGGGTTTTCTCAGAAGCTCGTGAAACTTATCATCCAATAGCTCAAGGTGTTGTGGAGTCTATTTTTTCCAAGCATCTTTAA